The Lolium perenne isolate Kyuss_39 chromosome 6, Kyuss_2.0, whole genome shotgun sequence genome segment CTCGACTCATCCTTCATGACGGTGGACACAACATACAACCGCATGGCCAAGACGCCAGAAGGTGCCCTAATCGCGGGTACTACGTACCTGCTGGCTAATCAGCCTCAACGATCCCCGAGCAGCTATTCATCGGTCCGCTATTGCTGGCCTAGGTCTCACAAGTGTCATGCTCACGTTAGATGGGAAGCGGATCACCGAAAAGGCGGTGGTACCATGACGAGCAGACCGCTCTCCACCGCGAGATGACAACTTATCACGTTGCCAAGAGCCACGAGAACGAGGAACCCGTGAACACGACGCCCGTAGAGACATCACGCAATGCAAGGTCGATAGATCTCGCGTAGAGCGTGCCAATAACGATTCCTCTAACTCCGACAAAGATGACGAGTTGTGCGACGCAAGCTGCTTCAGTTGCCGCATCCGCCGGGACAAGATGCTGAAAGGTTTCAAGCTGCCCTCCGATACTCCCAAGTACGACATGCAACATGagccaaagacttggcttgacgACTACCAGATgacactaagagcatctccaccggccgaTAGCGGTCCCAATAGCGATTTGGAAGTAAGTGCCAAGGAGGTTCCGAAACCACCCCCATGAAATCCGTACAGCTGAAAGGCTCCGTGTGCTTGGCTTAGGAGCTCACCCCACACCCGAAGGATCGCCTTTGCATTACTGGGCCGAGTGAGCCTTTAGGATTTTTAGAAATTatttttttcgcgaaaacgcaaaagccttgcgtttcgatgcattgatagaaaagaAGGTTATATGTACAAGTCCAAAAAAGGACCAACACCACGCCATACAACTCAACCCAAGAAAGCTAATCTAAGGGAGTAGTTGGCGAAGACCTCGGGCCCCCGCGTCCGCCCACTGCCGCGCCTCGGCCGTGATGTCCTCGAACAGGGAAGCCACCGAGGGACGCGCATTGTCGAAGACTGCAGCGTTCCTATGCTTCCATATTCCCCATGCAGTGAGCATGATCAGTGACGAGGTACCCTTGTGCAGCTGGCGAGGAGCGGTCCGCACCGCCagcgaccaccactccgcgaagtcACCCTCAACCGTGGGTGCCCTGAGGTGGATCGAATCCACGATAGGACCTCATACCAGATAGTCCTGGAGAAGGGACAACCGGTAAGAATGTGCGAGTCTCCTCGAACTGGTCGCACAACGGGCATCGCACAGCGTGTGGTAGACCACGACGCGCAAGCCTCTCACTCGTCCAACATCTGTCGAGGCAGGCCAACCATATGAAGAACTTCACCCTAGGCGGCGCCCAGGATTTCCAGTTTAGCTCCCACGATCCTGAAGTGACCGCCCCCTGGAAGAGGGTGTCATAGCAGGATCGGGAAGAGTACTGAGAGTCTGTCGTTAGTTGAGCATCCCTGAGTCTGCTCCACAGTTGGACATATTGCCAGAGCGCCAAAGCGCTAGGCGCACCAACTATGTCGGAGATCCAACTGCGCTCCACCAGCGCCTGTTGCACGGTACGCTGCCTCCTACGGCGCTTGGGGATCAGCGCATAAACTTCTGGCGCTATCTCCCTGATGGATTGACCATCCATCCACCTATCCTCCCAAAACAGGGTGGACGTCCTGTCGCCTACCACCATGTAGGTGGAAGCAGCAAAGACATCAAGCTCTGCCTTGGAGAACTGCATATCGAGGCCGCGCCAAGGTCGCAGGGGGTCAGTCCGCATCCTCCACAGCCAGCGGACCCTTAGGCTGATAGCGGTGCGGGCAAGGTCCGGGATCCCCAATCCACCGAACCGCAGCGGACGACATACCCTAGACCAGTTGACATGGCAGTGTCCGCCACTGGCGTCAGCCCTGCCCACCCACAAGAATCCGCGTAGGATCTTGTTCACTTGCTTAAGTGCTTTCTTGTTGATGGCAAGCACTATGAGCTGGTGCAGCGGTATGGCCGCAAGCACCGAGCGGACAAGTGTCAAGCGCCCCGCCCTAGGCATCATGGATGCCTTCCAGGTAGGCAGCTTGTCCGCCAACCGATCCACCACAGGCTGAAACGCCTCACCCGACAACCGTCTGATCGATAGAGGGATGCCAAGGTACTTCACCGGGAAGGGTGCCAACTGGCACCCCATAACGGTGGCCGCACCATGGGCCTCCTCCTCCGAGCAGGCAATAGGGGATACCGAGCACTTGGCGAAGTTGGTATGCAGTCCCGATGCCTCCCCGAAGAGTTCCAAGATGTCGCGAATAGCTCGCAACTCCGTCTCATCCGGATGGCAAAAGATGACCACGTCGTCGGCGTAGAGTGATACCGACGTAACCATCTCCCTCCGCGCCAAGCGTCGAAGGATCCCCAACTCGATGGCCTTAGCCAGCACCCTGTTAAGCATGTTCATGGCTAGCACGAACAGCGAAGGCGATAGCGGATCACCCTGTCTTAGGCCCCTCCTATGCCAGATAGGGGGGCCTGGCTCGCCATTGAGCATCACCCTAGTGCTTGCCGTGGACAGTAGAATGGCCACCAACTCACAGAACCTCGGTCCAAACCCCATCTTACGGAGGACCTCAACAAGGAATCCCCATGAGATGGAGTCGAAGGCCCGCGCTATGTCCAACTTGAGCATCACCCGTGGCTCTTTCATCCGATGGAGGAACCTAGCCGTCTGctgaaccaacatgaagttgtcgTGGATGCACCGTTTGCGAATGAAAGCACATTGGTTGCGATCCACCAGAGACTCCATCCAAGGGGCCAGGCGAGACGCCAGAGTTTTCGCCACCAGCTTGGCAAAGATATGTATCAGGCTGATCGGTCGGTAGTCACCCAGCGCCGCCGCATCCGGGCGCTTGGGCAGCAGTATCATCAGAGCCTGATTCAGGCCCTGGAATCCGCGCCCGCTCAACGTGAACAACTTATTGAAAGCTGCCATAAAATCCTCTTTCACTATCCCCCAACAACTTTGAAGGAACTCAGCCGTGAACCCGTCTGGGCCCGGCGCTTTGCCATGGGGCAGCCGCCTAACAACCTCCCAGATCTCGTCCTCCGTGAACGCAGCCTCAAGCTCGGATAGGTCCACTGGGTGCGTTCCCAGGAAGTCCAGATCCAGCGAGTATCGACGGTCCACAGGAGTGCCTAGGAGACCCTCAAAGTGAGTGAAAGAAGCCTCCGCCATGGCAGCATGGTCTGAGATGACTGCGCCCTCGACCTGGAGGCTATGGATAACGTTCTTTTGGCGGCGGTAGGCCGCATGTTGGTGGAAGAAGGCCGTGTTTGCATCCCCTTCCCTCAGCCATGCAATCTTGGCCCGTTTGTGGGCCATCGTGCGCTCGAGGGAAGCCAACCCCAAATAGGCGCGTTTAAGGTGAGCCCGGAGTCGACGCTCGTCCGGAGACACCGTTCGTGATTCCATGGCGACATCCAGCCTCAACACCACTTCCCGCGCTGTCATCAGCTGCAGTTTTACATCCCCGACTATGGACTTAGTTAAATAGGTTGGCCAATTTAAGGCAAAATTCCAACACCAATTGCTTCAAAGGTAATGAGATGAATCTAGTGAAGTAGTAATCACTGGAAAAGACAAGTACTTCACTTGAGGAACCAGACCGGAAGACAAATTTTCTCTGCAGATCATTGGATATTAACAAAGCACAGCGCTTGCATGTTCAGATTTCATAACAGGAACAAGAATTCTCTGTTTCATTATTCTAAGCCTGCAGCCACATGGGACAACCACATTAGATACAAGAAGTAATGCTGTTAGAATCGGTGCATTCTCAGCCCCTATACGTGTCATCTCTGCGTTTTGTGTCTCTGAATGTGGGCTCCATGGGCTGCAGCGATTCAGCCTCCAGGCAACGATGTGCCTTCTCTGCTGATGGGCCAGTGGTTTGTGGGCCTGTGTAGAAACAGCTGCCTCATGCTCATGCTTTGGACGGTGCCGTCCGTTCCACCTCTTTCTTTTCTCTTGGTCGGTTGGTCGAGTCTTTGAGTTCCTCCATGAGATTTGACCGAGGGCTGGGTTTCTCTCGACCGGAGCTAGGTTCCTCCGTGAGGAGGGAGGAAGCCCGCCGCTGCTGCTTCTGTTAGTCTGATGATGGCGGGAGCGACGTCAGACACAGCAGCCGCGGGCGCATTCGCCGCCTCTGGCACCAGCGCCAAGCCGCGGGGGGCCGCCTCCGCGTGCCCGAGGGTCGTCGCCGCCGGTGGGCGGAGGCGCTGCAGGGTCGTGCACTGCGACGCCGGCGGGGACGCACAGGCGTTCGCCAAGGCGGCCAGCATCGCCGCGCTCGAGCAGTTCAAGATCTCCGCCGACCGTGAGTCCCTTCCCCTCTTCCGATTTCGCTTCCCCTAGCCCCGCCTCTCTGGGTCTGAAGGCTACGCTGGTTTACTTAGTTTAAAGTACGCGAATTAGGGTATCTTTGTGGTATTCCATGGTCGTTGCGGGAGTTGGCGTAGGTTCTGGCCTAGCATGTGTAGATGCCTTCTTCGATAAAGATGTGTAGATTCCTGGGTGCCTGGACAATAGAAAAGGAGAGATTGCATTGTTGTCCCCCGGTTCTGCTTTGATTGTTGTGAGCACATGGAGGATTTTTGCAGGTTATTGACCTTGTGTTCACAGCCTATCTGTTCGGCGGGCCAAGCAGTTTGAGAGGTAGGATACATGATACCAATCAGTTGTGATGGCATAAGAGCCAATTGGACATCAAGGTATTGAAAATGTCGATATCTTCATGAAACCTTGATTAGATTTCTTTTTGCTCTGACTTTCGAAAGATTGGCAACTTGTAGTGGTAACTCATCTTGGAGTCATGCCCTTCGCAGATATTTGCACTTCGTATGTTCATTGCTGATGAATAAATGATATAGTATTTTTTATTTCAACAAAAAGATTTGACATACTTTGCTTAGCAAACTGGTGTTCTTACTGTTGCAGCATAAACTAAGGAGCCTGCCTGACTAATAATACCAAATACTAATATAAATACAGATCACATAATATAAGATGGTAAGAATAGACGGTAGTTGTCCCATGGTTTGGGTATCACATATTGGCCAATTGCAGGAAATCTTTGATTCTTGTTTGGTATTATTTCGTTTTGTGCTTTAGTCCATCCGATATTTGTACTGGATACCAGTTTCTAAACTATGACACTGTATGTGCTGATCTCAAATTGGTTACCAATGAGCAGGGTGAAGCCACATCTTCCTATCTCTACGCGCTCTCCCAAGGAACTCACCAAGGTATGGTTCTCCTTTCCAAGTAGCATTTTGTCTGTGTGAGTTTCAGAACAAAAGATAAACATGCAATGTGCTTCTTAGAGATCTCATGCCATATTGATTGTGCATGCATCTGCTTAATCATTAAAATTTCAGACTTTTGAATCGAATGATGTAGCAGAACGGAGATGGAAGAACGATTCAGAATTCTGGATATTTTTTTTAGATATTTGCCTTCCTGAGATTTCATTTAATTGCGAATGTGTCACATTTCTTTCGTATGCAGAAATCATCACTCATTCTCATCTTATGTAATAGCATGCTTTTGTCAAACTATGGTAAATAGATCCACTATAACTTCAAAACTGAAATTCCATTCGGATTTACTATGGCATTTTTTTTTGCTAATGTTTAGCTCGCTGGTATTTCCATTCACCAGTTACTGTATTACAGTACCTTGAACCTTCTTCAACATACTGTATCTCCCTTCTTTCACACACATTTAGGTGGCTTTTGCTCTGTAAGCTTTTACATTGCAAGTCTATTTGCTACTTCTATGTTTATCAATAGTATATATCAATGAACTTACTTGAGGACTATAAGTGTGTAATTAGATAATTAATTTACTATATTTTGGAAGGATTATCTTAGATACTCAGATCGCAGAGTGTTCTGAAGAATACTGCTGCAGTTGGAAACTGTTTCGTAGTTCAGTAGCCGTGTACTTCAAAAGCTGATCTGAATATGATTTTTAGTATGTTATGGTTCAGGGACCAATTTGTGTCTTCATTTCTTGAGTAACAGAAAGCTTGAGAAACTTGGATTTTATCTTAATTACTCGACGCATACTCTTTTTGAATCATTCAAATTTAGTTTCTCTTTTACTGCAAAAGAACCAATTAGGCTGTATCTAAAGCTAGCCCGCTATCTAAAAATGATTCACATAGATTTCTATATGATTACAAGATTTTTTTTATGTTAATCTGTCTTGGTTCATGTATTTCAGGTTACAGACCCATCAACGCTTCTGTGTAGTCTCTTATCTGTTTATTCTATTATTTTGACAGCCATTATAGAAGGTGACACGCTACAAGAGTATTGGATATTTTGTTGTTCCTGAGTTCATTGTATATGTACCAAAAGCTTGAAAGGGTCAGCTATTTTCTGTTTCCTCTTTGCACAGGTACATGAATACTTCTCATTATATGTGTATATTAGTATATAGTACTACCTAGCCATGTTGATGTTTCTGTAACAGTAGCATCTCTTTTTGGTGGGATAGTAACATAACATGTATTCTTATACAATGCTAAGCTGTGAGGATAGCCACAATTATTTACTTttgtatgagcaaaataaatgtaGTTTGTTGTTTACTGATCTTAATGTTGTTAGTTTATAGGGTTATTGTGAGTTGATGGCTAATTTTGTTGGGTTTCTTGCTTAAAATTATCTTAGAGAATGCAATTTGGTCATGTGCACTCCCCCTAAACTTGACAACAGTTGTTTTTGAACTATCAAAGTAAGATAATTGGTTGTAGAACAAACTCATTTCCTGCCCTTCAATTGTTTCATTAGCTGTGTTTGGTTGAGTATTAAACTAAGCTTTAAGCGTGGTGAATACCCAGCCTGCTGAGCCCCTTCCCTCTGCTGCAGAGGAACCACCATGTTGATGGCCGTGGGGCTGGAGGCGGTTGGTGCAGTGGGCTATACCTTTATTTGTATATTAGCTCTATGAAACAAGCATATGATGATCTGATTCAGCTATCTAAGTTACACACCATATCGCTACAAGTTACATCTCCAGATTCAATATCGCTACAATTTATGCCATTTTTTTATTTCCTTGTCGGTTCTTACATTGGATTTGACAGTCTATCTTCCCATTTTCATAGCCAAACGGGTGGATTTGGACCCACCTATGTCTCAACTTGGAATTTTGATTTTTCAGGTTTTTGGATGTACCTATTTCATATCTGTGTACTTCCCTAAACGTGTTGAATAACACATGTGATCCATATTCCATGTGCCGATGTGCCTAATGTTTAGTTTTAGACCTATTGTTattcaaaagtaattattttctctTACACTGCAGCCTAAGCAGCTTCATGACATATATGGATAGGTCGAGCATGTCTTTTTTTTCGCATTTTTGCTTGACCATTGCAGGCCTGGTGCGAAGGACACTTTCTCCTATGTTAATTTCTCTCCAGTTATACCCCTTTTGTTACATTTAGGGCGTGTTCGGGAAGCCTCCAGCTTCCCAAAATCCTTAGATCCAGCTCCGTCAGCCCAACTCCAGCGTCTGGACTAGAGCAGTAAACGTTCGGGACAGattcactttttctttttctcggtCGTCTTCCCCCATTATCTCGGGATTTCCAATTCCTCTCACCACCAGATATTCCCTCCCATCGAGTCAAGGTCGGAGGAGCCCTTCGAGGAGGAGATCGAGGGAGCGGAGGCCGGAGAAGCTGTTGCAAGAGTCGATCTTGGAGGAGGACGCCGGCAGGCTCGTGGAGGCGCGTGTGAGTCGGGCTGAGCTCGAGTGGATGGGCTTGACGACTGCTGCCAGGTGTGGCTCGGGCCTGGGTCGCTGTTGTAGATGATCCCAGTGGATGCGGAAGGAGGCGGCGTCGGGTTGGAGGCCGGGAAGAGTATGGAGGCCGCGGAGGGGGAGCTCGGGCGTACTGGCAGCTCCGGTGGCTCGGGCAGACGGCGAGCTCGGGTGGACGAACAGCTTCAGCGGCTCGGGCGGACGGCCAGCTCCGGCGGCTCGGGTAGACGGCGACGCCGGAGTTGaggtgcggcggcggctcgggagcCTGTGGTGGTTAGGTCAAGGACGGGTCGGGAGCACTTGGCGTGGTGTGGGAGAGAGCCTCGCTCGGGGAAGGAAGGAATCGAACCGAGTAGTTTTCTCACTTGGCGGTGGCAGAGCGTCGTAATTAATTGCTGCTCCGCGTCGGGCTGCTCCGCGGATCAGCGAAATAGGTGCTCCGTGAATTACACAGCCGAATCGTCCCGCTCCGCGGATCTGGCTCCGTGGAGTTGCCACGTTCGGCGCTGCTCCGGGCCGGAGCACCGCGGATCTGGGAGCCGGAGGGTTGCCGAACACGCTCTTATACTGGACACGATGTAGCTATAGCGCTCGAATTTTGAAGTATTTTTTATTAAAGCTTCCTCATTATTAACTTTATTCCAGTGATATTAGTCTGATTGTTGGGTATGACAACATCCTttgtatgtatcaatcttatttgtaACACGTTTCCCATTGTGATGTATTATCATATTAAAATATTTTTGGGTAGATACTAAAAAGATTGTATTCTAAAAAACTACACCAGCCATCAACACATGAGACCCGTAGAAACCATAATCACAATCAAAATTGTGAACACATTGTGCCAAGTGCCATGCAGACCGAGTTTTATGTATGTAAAAAATTCACTAAATACAGCGTACAAGCTCTGTTGTGTGACAACCTCAGGCAGGCGGCGAGGCGAAGCTCGCGTGTCTGTCTAGTGGGAAGAGACTGGAGACAAAACTCAAACAAAATATGCTAGCCTCTCAGTTCACGAAAACAAGCACTTTGTTCTCGGCAGCAGAGAACAAaagcaacacacatatgcatgtctGCACGTGAGAAGCACCAACATGTTTGTTGTGTTTACTATACTATTAGTGAACACAACAAACATTTACTATCACTGCATACTGACCGATGCAGCTGCTCAACATGGAAACAGTCTTGTACTTGTAAATAAACCTGGTTGTTTTTCATCAGCACATCATCATCGCATAGATCAACTGCCATCTACTGAACTTCAGTCTTTGCATAACTTAAACTGGGACTACAAGAACAGCACCACGGGGCTGCTATGCTAAGCTACAAGTCGACTTCTACTTCCGCTGGGCAACACAAAGCAGCATCATACATTACCTAATCATTAACACTAATTAAGCTAAGCAACAACAAGCCAGGCACCGCATACAGCAAACAAACAAGTTTGTTTCTTGCTGAATTCCTGTGAATGCATCATCCTTTCCAGCCAAAATAACCAATAACTGAATCAATCGGCCACATGGTTAGAGGGCCCATTTTGCAGCTGCAGACGTTGCTACCAAGGATCAGAGCAGGATGTCGGCCTTGGAAGGCAGCCTCCGGAAGAAGTTCATGAGCAGGGACGGCATCCTGCTGCGGAACCGCGGCGGGCGCATGGCGTACAGGCCCGAGAGCCCGATCAGCACCTTCATCGGCACGGCGTAGGCGACGACCGCAGCAGCGACGCAGGCGATGGAGAAGAGCAGCGTCGCCCTCGGGTCGCGCCAGCTGAGGACGGCCTGCATCCGCTCGCCCTGCGTCGCGATGTCGCCGACCACCGTCTGCACCCTCCCCGCCACGCTGCGGAGGCGGTCGTACCTGAAGCGGACGACGTCGCCGCGGCTGGAAGGGAAGGTGTCGAACTCCTCGTCCAGCTCGTCCACGGTGGCCGCGTCTGCATGAGACAGCCGCATATCCATGTGAGGCGGGTTCCTGGGACGGACACGGTACCTCCACAGCCCGGTGAACGCCATCACCAGGAACGCCGTCGGCAGGATCAGCTCCGGCATGAGGACGAACACCAGGAACGTGAACACGGCGACGCAAGAGTGCACCGGGTGCTGCCACGAGCGAACCAGCTCGAACCACCTGCCGACGGCGATCAGACCAGAGAGCACGGCGACGAGGCGGAAGAAGTTGGCCTTGCTGCGCCGCATGCTCCACAGATGCGAGCGGTGATCCAGCATGTACTCCACAACCTCCTTGCCAAGAGGCGGCTCGGTGCGGCCAAGCCGGGCAGCAACGACGCTCGTGGCCTGGAACCGCAGGCTCTCGACCTGGCGCACAAGCAGCGGCTCCACATAGTGCATCTTGGGCAGCAGCGGGCGGACATAGGCATGGTACATGTTGCCCGCATTGCCGCACCCGAAGCGCACGGCTAGGTGGAGCTCCCCCATCTTCTTCACCCCCGACGGATGCAGCATGAGGAGCGGGTAAGCGTGGGTGTACACCCTGTCCGTCTCCAATGTCGAGAGCCTGATGCGGACCTTGCCGATGCAGTTGTCACGGACAGCAACCGTGGTGTTCCCTGATGCCGGCTTGTCGACATGGCAGTTGTCAAACACGCCGACGGTGATCACGGTGCAGGGGTCGAACACCTCCCAGGTGTACTGCTCGTTCCACCGGGGGCACACCGAGTCGACGACGGTTCGAGTGCGGATCCACTTCTGCCCATACTTTGCAACGCAGTACGAATCTGCCGTCGCACCCCTGCCATTGCCAGCCTTCATCGGTATCAGTCCACTAGCTCCAAGCACGCCAAGCTCGAGCACGCCAACATGCGGGTGccacagctgcttcgccgtcggccTGAGATCGCTGCTATACGCCGTTGCTTCATCCAGAACATGGTAGCCGCCATCGAGACTTAGCCGGAGATGCACCCGGCTCCCGAACCTGTTGGGGTTGTTGGCGGCGACATTGCCAGCACCAGTGCTACGGTCCAGCCCAAACCACCTGGAGACAACAAGCTTCTCGTCCCAGCGCCTCTCAATGGCGGACACCGGAAGGACGAGGCGGCCGAGAACGTCGTCCCTTCCAGGTGACACATGATCCTCCAGCGACAGCACCAAGAACTCCTCAAACGGCTCAGCAACCACAAACATGAGGTCTTCGTTCCAGAACGGGCTGGACGGCCCCCGGTTCGCCATGACCGGCGACGGCCGTGTCCGCAGCATCTGGCTCCCAATCTGCGCGCGCACGAAGAGCTCCGGGTACCTGCCCATCCCCATGAGCCCCTGCTTGTCCATGGGGAGCAGGTCCTGCGCCTCGATGACGGACACCCGAAGGTACCAGAGCTTGGGCGCGACGTAGACCTTGGACTTGATGGATCCCAGGGGGCCGTGGCCCTGCACGGCGGCGGCCCTGGAATGCCAGGCCTCCCCGAACGCCTCGTCGGCCTGGGTGCCGTACCACACGGCGACCATGACCTCCACGCCGCCGCGCTCGCCCTTGCGGTCCTCCATGGCGTACCACTGCGGCGCCAGCGTGCTGTCGGGCGGCGCGCGGCGGGGAACCTCGGAGAGGTCGAACCAGAGGCGGCCGAGgtggtcgtcgccgccgccgccgcgggcgcgCACGAAGATCTCGACGAACGAGGACTGGATGGTCTCCTTGGAGAAGGCGAAGACCTGGTCCCACGACTGGTGCTGCCCGGCCGCGGCGGGCGTCACGCCGCGGTAGTTCCCGAGCTTGACCTCGGCCACGACGGCCTCCCCGCCCTGCGCCGCCGCGCCGCGCGCGCGCACCACGCGCACGTACAGGTACTGCATCTGCTCCACCAGGTCGTAGGTCGCGCTCGCCTTGTCGGCTGTCAGGCCGCCGCCGAGGCTGGGCCGCGTCTCCTTGAGGGCGAAGTCGGCGGGGCCGGAGAAGAAGGGCGGGGCGGGGTAGTGGTCGGAGAGCATTACCGGCTTCATGGGCGCCGGCTGCGGGTGCGGCATCATGTCCATGGGCGCctgtggctgctgctgctgctgcggcggCGGATGGTGCGGCCGCACGGGCACCACCGGCTGCTGGTTATGCTGCTggttgtgctgctgctgctgcttcctGTTCCCCGACAGAGGCGGCGCGGCCACGACCTCTGGCGCCTTGGCCTGCTTCTCCTGCTTGCTCGCCTTGGCGACCATCTCCCCGGCCCCGGCGCCGGTGCGGTAAATCTTGAGGGTGATCTCGCCGCGGATGTGGGAGAAGAGGCTGCGCTTCTCGAGCGTGAAGAGCTGCGGCACGACGGGCTCCCCGGGAGCCGGCACGCCGGCAGCCGGGACGCGGACCTTGCCGAGGAAGTTGCGGCCGTtgccggcggaggcggaggcggaggatgCGCGGTCGTTGTAGACGGCGACGTCGATGGCGCGGTAGGGGAGGTCGTCGGGGTCGGCGAGGGGGAAGAGGAGGCGCTCGTTCCAgacggggttgaggtccttgggcCTGGGCCTGGTGCGGCGCTTCTGGTGGTCGAACTCCACCTCCACGTAGGGCGAGGAGGAGCCCTGCCCGTCCTTGGGCATCAGGTTGtgcgccgccaccacctccaccaccagctTCTCCGCCTTCGCCATCTCCCCGCTCCGGAGCTACTGCAACCAATCGATTCTTTGTCGGGAAGATTCAAACTTGGTCGGAGAACAGAGGAGGGAGGTTCTTGCTGCTGCTGATTTGGGGAATGAAGCGAGGTAGGATAGGAGAGGGGGGCTATACGGGGAAGGAGGATGCAGGCGCGCGTGGTGGAATCTCCATCATCGCAATCGATGAGATGAAGCAAGGTGGGGGGCGGGGCTCTGCTTTGCTCGCTGCTGCGGCTCGTCTCCTCGGGTAAGGTGGTGGTGCTCTGCCTCTGCCGCTGCGCTTCGCTTTGGGTGGTTTTTGAGGCGGGGGTTTGGCGTTTGGGGTTTGGGCGCGCTCGACACTGGTTTTGGTCTGGTCTCCTTGCTTCTTGAATGCGACGATCTTTGGAAGACGAAAAGGAACGAGTCTTGAATGCAGTGAGCTTGGAGAAGGAACGATTTATTTTGGGTGGATGGTCGTTCGACGACCTGAGGATATGTTTGACCGTGGCGCTACTGAATTTACTCCACTGCAATTAATCGGTAAGGTTCCTGCTAAAATTTAGTCAACACTCAATATTTTCAACGATTAACCAAAGATATCTAAAAAATACGAAGATAtaaaatatcaaatcaatattacGAGATCCAGCATAATATATTTTTTCATACAGTAATATACTTGTGCACTATTGTACTTGTTGATATCCTTTATACGGATTATTATTCTTGGTCAAACTCAAAAAATTACAATTTTTTGCTAGGCATGCTATATGCCAAGCTTTTTGGGACGGCATGAGTGGCAGTTAAATTTGGGCTATGTATCAATGGTTCGACCAAAAGCTATGATTTCCCTAGAGTTCGAGCGGGTAGTGACTTGTTGCGTCGAATGTGGATGCACAATACGCGGATTTGAATCAGAAATAGAAAAGACTCTGGGATAAGAAAACATAGTAGTTACAGTTATTTAATCTTTTAGCCTTTCAAGATTAAGTTAATTGAAAAATAGAGGGATGATTTAGACAAATATCTAAGCATTGATAAGATGGTAGTACAAGTATAAATAGAATTACGGTCGGAACCTTGCCTAGAGAGATTTCTGATCATGCGGCCTTAATTCCGGATACCGGTATTAAATCTCCCGTTGTTAATAAGATTTTTCTATTTGAGTTACGTTGGTTCCAAAGATTTGAGATTTTTAT includes the following:
- the LOC139829680 gene encoding FT-interacting protein 3-like, with the translated sequence MAKAEKLVVEVVAAHNLMPKDGQGSSSPYVEVEFDHQKRRTRPRPKDLNPVWNERLLFPLADPDDLPYRAIDVAVYNDRASSASASAGNGRNFLGKVRVPAAGVPAPGEPVVPQLFTLEKRSLFSHIRGEITLKIYRTGAGAGEMVAKASKQEKQAKAPEVVAAPPLSGNRKQQQQHNQQHNQQPVVPVRPHHPPPQQQQQPQAPMDMMPHPQPAPMKPVMLSDHYPAPPFFSGPADFALKETRPSLGGGLTADKASATYDLVEQMQYLYVRVVRARGAAAQGGEAVVAEVKLGNYRGVTPAAAGQHQSWDQVFAFSKETIQSSFVEIFVRARGGGGDDHLGRLWFDLSEVPRRAPPDSTLAPQWYAMEDRKGERGGVEVMVAVWYGTQADEAFGEAWHSRAAAVQGHGPLGSIKSKVYVAPKLWYLRVSVIEAQDLLPMDKQGLMGMGRYPELFVRAQIGSQMLRTRPSPVMANRGPSSPFWNEDLMFVVAEPFEEFLVLSLEDHVSPGRDDVLGRLVLPVSAIERRWDEKLVVSRWFGLDRSTGAGNVAANNPNRFGSRVHLRLSLDGGYHVLDEATAYSSDLRPTAKQLWHPHVGVLELGVLGASGLIPMKAGNGRGATADSYCVAKYGQKWIRTRTVVDSVCPRWNEQYTWEVFDPCTVITVGVFDNCHVDKPASGNTTVAVRDNCIGKVRIRLSTLETDRVYTHAYPLLMLHPSGVKKMGELHLAVRFGCGNAGNMYHAYVRPLLPKMHYVEPLLVRQVESLRFQATSVVAARLGRTEPPLGKEVVEYMLDHRSHLWSMRRSKANFFRLVAVLSGLIAVGRWFELVRSWQHPVHSCVAVFTFLVFVLMPELILPTAFLVMAFTGLWRYRVRPRNPPHMDMRLSHADAATVDELDEEFDTFPSSRGDVVRFRYDRLRSVAGRVQTVVGDIATQGERMQAVLSWRDPRATLLFSIACVAAAVVAYAVPMKVLIGLSGLYAMRPPRFRSRMPSLLMNFFRRLPSKADILL
- the LOC127305370 gene encoding glutamyl-tRNA reductase 1, chloroplastic-like, translated to MMAGATSDTAAAGAFAASGTSAKPRGAASACPRVVAAGGRRRCRVVHCDAGGDAQAFAKAASIAALEQFKISADR